In the genome of Pempheris klunzingeri isolate RE-2024b chromosome 3, fPemKlu1.hap1, whole genome shotgun sequence, one region contains:
- the krt94 gene encoding keratin 94: MFYSQSSVTGGPSIIRQTRSYTSSAAPQKAHSVSGLSFRGPRISSSSMRTVSSGFGGGMGMGMGMGMGSSGFDLSSALDQSAVHLNEKATMQNLNDRLASYLDKVRSLEAANSKLEIQIREYYEKKGPAAERDYSNYWAIINDLKDKIAKATIDNANILLQIDNSKLAADDFRTKFEHELMMRQSVEADIANLRRLLDQTTLTKADLEMQIEGLQDELAYLKKNHAEELAAMRSQLTGTVNVEVDAAPQQDLNKVLEEIRAQYESITDKHRRDQEAWFNEKSTALSKEVATSTETIQTSKTEIGDLRRTMQGLEIELQSQLSMKGALENTLGETEARYSSMLAAFQNTINMLESELASVRASIEQQGQDYKMLLDIKTRLEQEIATYRSLLETEESRPMTTGGSKTTVTTTTVRTSS, from the exons ATGTTTTACAGCCAGAGCAGCGTTACCGGTGGTCCGTCCATAATCAGACAGACCCGGAGCTACACATCAAGTGCTGCTCCCCAGAAGGCCCACAGCGTGTCAGGACTCAGCTTCAGAGGACCCCGCATCTCCTCTTCCAGCATGCGCACCGTCTCCTCTGGGTTTGGCGGAGGCATGGGCATGGGTATGGGCATGGGCATGGGCAGCAGCGGGTTCGACCTGTCCAGCGCCCTGGACCAGAGCGCCGTGCACCTGAATGAGAAGGCCACTATGCAGAACCTGAATGACCGTCTGGCCTCCTACCTGGACAAGGTCCGCTCTCTGGAGGCGGCCAACTCCAAGCTGGAGATTCAGATTAGAGAGTATTACGAGAAGAAGGGCCCTGCGGCAGAGAGGGACTACAGCAACTACTGGGCCATTATCAACGACCTGAAGGACAAG ATTGCCAAAGCCACCATTGACAACGCCAACATCCTGCTCCAGATCGACAACTCCAAACTGGCTGCTGATGACTTCAGAACCAA ATTCGAGCATGAGCTGATGATGCGCCAGTCGGTTGAGGCTGACATCGCCAACCTGCGCCGCCTGCTTGACCAGACCACCCTGACAAAGGCTGACCTGGAGATGCAGATTGAAGGTCTGCAAGATGAGCTGGCCTACCTCAAGAAGAACCACGCAGAG GAGCTGGCAGCAATGCGCTCTCAGCTTACCGGCACAGTCAACGTTGAGGTGGATGCCGCGCCCCAGCAAGACTTAAACAAAGTCCTGGAGGAGATCCGTGCCCAGTACGAATCCATCACTGACAAACATCGTCGGGACCAGGAGGCCTGGTTTAATGAGAAG TCGACAGCCCTGAGCAAGGAGGTGGCCACAAGCACAGAGACAATCCAGACGTCCAAGACAGAGATCGGTGACCTGCGGCGCACAATGCAGGGCCTGGAGATTGAGCTCCAGTCTCAGCTCAGCatg AAAGGGGCGCTGGAGAACACGctgggagagacagaggctCGTTACAGCTCCATGCTCGCCGCCTTCCAGAACACAATCAACATGCTTGAGTCAGAACTCGCCAGCGTACGCGCTAGCATTGAGCAGCAGGGCCAGGATTACAAGATGCTCCTGGACATCAAGACTAGGCTGGAACAGGAGATCGCAACCTACAGGAGCCTGCTGGAAACAGAGGAGTCCAG ACCCATGACTACAG GGGGCTCAAAGACCACAGTCACAACCACCACTGTGCGCACATCCAGCTAG